In Streptomyces longhuiensis, the following proteins share a genomic window:
- a CDS encoding NADH-quinone oxidoreductase subunit J family protein encodes MTPVAAAATAATQTHGFLSPTGVEIAFLLVGLVTFGAAIVTVTTKQLVHAALWLVVALGGLAVEYLLLTAEFIAWVQVLIYVGSVVVLLLFGLMLTRAPIGRSPDADSGNRWAALTVAVAAAAALVWVVVDAFRTTWVDLDGVPQGSTAVTGSILFQHWVLPFEALSVLLLAALVGAIVLSRRTTGAQDTDTKAQGTDTKAREGNR; translated from the coding sequence GTGACCCCCGTCGCAGCGGCCGCCACCGCGGCCACGCAGACCCACGGATTCCTCTCGCCGACAGGTGTCGAGATCGCGTTCCTCCTCGTCGGCCTGGTCACCTTCGGCGCCGCGATCGTCACCGTCACCACCAAGCAGCTGGTGCACGCGGCCCTGTGGCTGGTCGTCGCCCTCGGCGGCCTAGCCGTCGAGTACCTGCTGCTCACCGCCGAGTTCATCGCCTGGGTGCAGGTCCTCATCTACGTCGGATCCGTCGTCGTCCTCCTCCTGTTCGGACTGATGCTCACGAGGGCGCCCATCGGCCGCTCCCCGGACGCCGACTCGGGCAACCGGTGGGCCGCGCTGACGGTCGCCGTCGCCGCGGCCGCCGCCCTCGTCTGGGTCGTCGTGGACGCCTTCCGCACCACCTGGGTCGACCTCGACGGCGTGCCCCAGGGCAGCACCGCGGTGACCGGATCCATCCTCTTCCAGCACTGGGTGCTGCCCTTCGAGGCGCTCTCGGTCCTGCTGCTCGCGGCCCTCGTCGGCGCGATCGTCCTGTCCCGCAGGACCACCGGCGCACAGGACACGGACACCAAGGCGCAGGGCACGGACACCAAGGCCCGGGAGGGGAACCGCTGA
- the nuoK gene encoding NADH-quinone oxidoreductase subunit NuoK, with the protein MHLAYPAVLSALLFCTGLYGVLARRNAILVLMSVELMLNAVNLNLVAFDVWLSKAARDTLHSGQALTLFTIAIAAAEIGIGLAIVLAVYRGRGTSDIDKLRDTAESPDDGGPDGSAPDGSAPDAGAEAVTDEKAEATA; encoded by the coding sequence ATGCATCTCGCCTATCCCGCCGTCCTCTCCGCCCTGCTCTTCTGCACGGGCCTGTACGGAGTGCTGGCCCGCCGCAACGCGATCCTGGTCCTGATGTCCGTCGAGCTGATGCTCAACGCCGTCAACCTCAACCTCGTCGCCTTCGACGTCTGGCTCAGCAAGGCGGCCCGCGACACCCTCCACTCCGGCCAGGCGCTGACGCTGTTCACCATCGCCATCGCCGCGGCCGAGATCGGCATCGGCCTCGCGATCGTGCTCGCCGTGTACCGCGGCCGCGGCACCTCCGACATCGACAAGCTCCGTGACACCGCCGAGTCCCCGGACGACGGCGGACCCGACGGTTCCGCGCCCGACGGCTCCGCACCGGACGCCGGCGCCGAGGCCGTCACGGACGAGAAGGCCGAGGCCACCGCGTGA
- a CDS encoding NuoI/complex I 23 kDa subunit family protein, whose protein sequence is MTESLPPSRPRIPGAGLAKGLAVTLRTMTRKTVTEQYPDVQPELPPRTRGVIGLFEENCTVCMLCARECPDWCIYIDSHKETVPAAVEGGRERSRNVLDRFAIDFALCMYCGICIEVCPFDALFWSPEFEYAETDIHELTHERDRLREWMWTVPAPPALDPAAEEPKELAAARKAADKLAAAQAAAAEEAVPGEPTPGEPTPGEEGPA, encoded by the coding sequence GTGACCGAGTCACTCCCGCCCTCCCGTCCCCGCATCCCCGGCGCGGGTCTCGCCAAGGGCCTTGCCGTCACCCTCCGCACGATGACGCGCAAGACCGTCACCGAGCAGTACCCGGACGTCCAGCCCGAACTGCCGCCGCGCACCCGTGGTGTCATCGGCCTGTTCGAGGAGAACTGCACGGTCTGCATGCTGTGCGCCCGCGAGTGCCCCGACTGGTGCATCTACATCGACTCCCACAAGGAGACGGTGCCGGCCGCCGTCGAGGGCGGCCGCGAGCGCAGCCGCAACGTCCTCGACCGTTTCGCCATCGACTTCGCCCTGTGCATGTACTGCGGCATCTGCATCGAGGTGTGTCCCTTCGACGCGCTGTTCTGGTCCCCGGAGTTCGAGTACGCGGAGACGGACATCCACGAACTCACCCACGAACGCGACCGGCTCCGCGAGTGGATGTGGACGGTCCCGGCCCCGCCCGCGCTCGACCCGGCGGCCGAGGAACCCAAGGAACTCGCCGCCGCCCGCAAGGCCGCCGACAAGCTGGCCGCCGCGCAGGCCGCCGCCGCGGAAGAAGCCGTACCCGGCGAACCCACGCCCGGCGAACCCACACCCGGAGAGGAGGGACCCGCGTGA